From Pseudobdellovibrio exovorus JSS, a single genomic window includes:
- a CDS encoding DUF481 domain-containing protein: MKLLALLVLSMGITVAQAQVAQVDAPEKAHKWKGETEASSVVVSGNTSTETYGAKTANVYTLSETDLARIFGKYMRSTSGGTEQNNSWEAGLRYEKIFTKDLFSGFVQHKAEHDPYNGIFIQRDSSDVGVKYIFTKSENFDWFGELGYRYTKLYDATGESYINYARIYTQSDFKVTATTQAKLWFEYLPNLKTSNADLYNAEASISVMISEMFSLKTAYLVNYNESTLSPLKKMSSTWTTALVAKY, translated from the coding sequence ATGAAGTTGCTAGCTCTATTGGTCTTAAGTATGGGAATAACAGTGGCTCAAGCTCAGGTGGCGCAGGTAGATGCTCCTGAAAAGGCACATAAATGGAAAGGTGAAACTGAGGCCAGCTCGGTAGTCGTGAGTGGTAATACCAGCACGGAAACATACGGTGCGAAAACAGCGAACGTGTACACTTTATCTGAAACAGATTTGGCGCGTATTTTCGGTAAGTACATGCGCAGCACTTCTGGTGGAACAGAACAAAACAACTCATGGGAAGCGGGTTTGCGCTACGAAAAAATCTTCACGAAAGATCTTTTCAGTGGTTTCGTACAACACAAAGCGGAACATGACCCCTACAATGGAATTTTCATTCAAAGAGACTCCAGCGATGTGGGTGTGAAATATATTTTCACTAAATCTGAGAACTTCGATTGGTTTGGTGAGCTCGGTTATCGTTATACAAAATTGTATGATGCTACAGGCGAAAGTTATATCAACTACGCACGTATCTATACCCAATCCGATTTTAAAGTGACGGCGACAACACAAGCTAAGTTGTGGTTTGAGTACTTACCTAATTTGAAAACATCAAATGCTGATCTTTACAACGCAGAGGCCTCTATTTCAGTTATGATTTCAGAGATGTTCTCGTTAAAAACAGCATATTTGGTGAACTACAATGAGTCCACTTTGTCGCCATTGAAAAAAATGTCGTCAACATGGACAACTGCACTAGTTGCAAAATACTAA
- the nadA gene encoding quinolinate synthase NadA, with product MSTANAAALMADIKKLKTEKDVALLAHYYEDGEIQDVADHVGDSFFLAKIGQQVPQKNILLAGVVFMAESVKILNPEKTVLVPDLGAGCSLVEGAPFEKYREWRLKYPDALCATYINSSAEVKSISDVIITSSNAAQIIESIPKDRRILFGPDQHLGKWLSKKLGREFILWPGACQVHILFNAQRLAKLIEEHPDAVVIAHPECDDEILKYASVIGSTSKLLDEVTNNSAKKFIVATETGIFHQMRKSRPDVELIQAPVVDENCMCNDCPFMKLNTLEKIKRALETFQPEVTLPEDLRLKASVSLDRMMKITSGQPVTWPDEFKG from the coding sequence ATGTCGACAGCCAACGCTGCCGCGTTAATGGCAGACATTAAAAAGCTCAAAACCGAAAAAGATGTGGCCCTATTGGCCCACTACTACGAAGACGGCGAAATCCAAGATGTGGCCGATCACGTGGGTGATAGTTTTTTCTTAGCTAAAATCGGCCAACAGGTGCCTCAGAAGAATATTCTTCTGGCAGGCGTTGTCTTTATGGCCGAAAGCGTGAAAATTTTAAATCCTGAAAAAACAGTGCTGGTTCCTGATCTTGGCGCAGGTTGCTCGCTTGTCGAAGGGGCTCCGTTTGAAAAGTACCGTGAATGGCGTTTAAAATATCCCGATGCTCTTTGCGCGACTTACATTAATTCCAGCGCTGAAGTGAAATCCATTTCAGATGTGATCATCACCTCAAGCAATGCCGCGCAGATCATTGAAAGCATTCCCAAAGATCGTAGAATTTTATTTGGCCCCGATCAGCACTTGGGTAAATGGCTGAGTAAAAAGCTCGGACGTGAATTCATTCTATGGCCGGGGGCCTGTCAGGTTCATATCCTGTTCAATGCCCAGCGCTTAGCTAAGCTTATCGAAGAACATCCTGATGCGGTCGTGATTGCCCATCCTGAGTGTGACGACGAAATTTTAAAATACGCTTCGGTGATTGGTTCTACTTCTAAACTACTCGATGAAGTCACTAACAATTCGGCGAAGAAATTTATCGTGGCAACAGAGACAGGAATTTTTCATCAAATGCGTAAATCTCGCCCTGATGTGGAGTTGATTCAAGCTCCGGTTGTTGATGAAAACTGTATGTGCAATGACTGCCCTTTTATGAAGTTAAATACGTTGGAAAAGATCAAACGTGCGCTGGAAACATTTCAACCGGAAGTGACTTTACCTGAAGACCTACGCCTGAAAGCTTCCGTGTCGTTGGATCGCATGATGAAGATCACCTCGGGTCAACCTGTCACATGGCCAGATGAGTTCAAGGGCTAA
- a CDS encoding cell division protein FtsX, whose translation MTATTMKTTTMKATLFFVISLSLLLLISGLLFYKNLTGVLTAWQQANKMVMYLQTHVSAEQKSQLSDFLKSQPHVKSVEVIDRVAAAKTFQSSLKDFSAGLLADDELLDLVPESIEVDIDADLSLNDREAAFEAIRKAVMQEPRFSIQKNHLVEEVHFGAANMKKFARLDQILRMSGLFSFVVILLSISYLISLMLKIYIEDSKSEIEIYSLLGATRWTIYRQFLQDIFVFISISLFTAFILSLGLFIFCKDQLAKSDLSPLLVDSLRFLSFAESASLTAILFLFIFAHIYFTVQKSVDRHNQLTNE comes from the coding sequence ATGACCGCTACGACTATGAAAACGACGACGATGAAAGCCACTCTGTTTTTTGTGATCAGCTTATCTTTGCTGCTTTTAATTTCTGGGCTACTTTTCTATAAGAACCTCACAGGCGTTCTGACCGCATGGCAACAGGCCAATAAAATGGTGATGTACCTACAAACTCACGTCAGTGCTGAACAAAAAAGTCAGCTTTCTGATTTTTTAAAATCCCAACCTCACGTCAAATCAGTTGAGGTGATAGATCGCGTCGCTGCGGCAAAAACATTTCAAAGTTCATTAAAGGACTTCTCGGCAGGACTGCTTGCGGATGATGAGCTTTTAGATCTTGTTCCTGAAAGTATCGAAGTCGACATAGATGCTGATCTTTCCTTAAATGATCGTGAAGCAGCTTTTGAAGCCATTCGAAAAGCAGTTATGCAAGAGCCTCGTTTTAGTATACAAAAAAATCATCTGGTCGAAGAGGTTCACTTCGGCGCAGCGAATATGAAAAAGTTCGCCCGCTTAGATCAAATATTAAGAATGTCTGGATTGTTTTCTTTTGTGGTTATTCTACTTAGCATCAGCTATTTAATTTCATTAATGCTTAAAATCTATATCGAAGATTCTAAGTCAGAAATTGAAATCTACAGTTTACTTGGGGCCACACGGTGGACTATCTATCGTCAATTCCTACAGGATATTTTTGTTTTTATTTCCATCAGCCTATTTACAGCCTTTATTTTGAGCTTAGGCCTTTTTATCTTTTGTAAAGACCAACTGGCAAAATCAGATCTATCACCTCTTTTAGTTGATAGCCTACGCTTCTTATCTTTTGCCGAATCTGCATCTTTAACCGCGATCTTATTTTTATTTATTTTCGCTCATATCTATTTCACCGTACAAAAATCGGTAGATCGACACAATCAACTAACGAATGAATAA
- a CDS encoding murein hydrolase activator EnvC family protein, which produces MNNLIVAFSILMFSVSAWSVAEEDVIYLKGIESQISQTLENKAQLAIEIEELKSRITDIEKKLNRRKILISQRIRASQSLQRSEWAEFLLDPDFNRVERNLRILKKLSEYDSKIFSEYHRTLSILKMSKKNLQDTEDQFSSSIEQLQKQQDEFFTLEQIRIESLQRSKTESLLLHKGKLTRPLEGYLKVDYGATSDPTNLYYTFSRGVVYNSARNQAVRAIGLGKVIFSDVLPHWGKTLIVQHDDNYYSVYSAVADIKKSVGDSVAQGEAIAKAARTEFYFELRHFDNPINPSGWFTERKK; this is translated from the coding sequence ATGAATAACTTGATCGTAGCTTTTTCTATTTTGATGTTTTCTGTATCGGCATGGTCTGTTGCCGAAGAAGATGTGATTTATTTAAAAGGTATTGAATCCCAAATCAGTCAAACACTTGAAAACAAGGCTCAACTTGCAATTGAAATTGAAGAGCTTAAATCTCGTATTACCGATATAGAAAAAAAACTCAATCGTCGTAAAATTCTAATCTCCCAACGCATTCGAGCTTCGCAGTCCTTACAAAGATCAGAATGGGCTGAGTTTTTGCTCGATCCTGATTTTAACCGTGTAGAACGTAATCTGCGTATTTTAAAAAAGCTCAGCGAATATGATTCTAAAATTTTTAGTGAGTACCATCGAACACTCAGTATTTTGAAAATGTCGAAAAAGAATTTGCAAGATACAGAAGATCAGTTCAGCAGCAGTATAGAACAACTTCAAAAACAGCAGGATGAATTTTTCACTTTAGAACAAATTCGTATCGAATCTTTGCAAAGATCAAAGACAGAATCTTTACTTCTACATAAAGGCAAATTGACTCGACCTTTAGAGGGATATCTGAAAGTCGACTATGGTGCTACCAGTGATCCTACAAATTTATATTATACATTCAGTCGTGGAGTTGTTTATAACAGCGCACGCAATCAAGCTGTGCGCGCAATCGGTCTAGGAAAAGTAATTTTTAGTGACGTACTTCCCCACTGGGGCAAAACTTTAATAGTACAGCATGACGATAACTACTATTCGGTTTACTCGGCCGTTGCCGACATCAAAAAATCAGTAGGTGATTCCGTAGCACAGGGCGAAGCCATCGCCAAAGCCGCTCGCACAGAGTTCTACTTCGAGTTGAGGCATTTTGATAATCCGATCAACCCGAGTGGATGGTTCACTGAACGTAAAAAATAA
- the ftsE gene encoding cell division ATP-binding protein FtsE has product MIDFKHVYKTYGSDRHSLRDINFSIQKGEFVFLIGPSGAGKTSLFKLISAYEPLSSGEVSVMGHNLAQVKRGQIPFLRRKIGFVLQNYKLLKTKTVFQNVELPLIILGVDKATREKKVQDLLQRVGLESVQHQYPDFLSGGEQQRVAIARALVHDPMIVIADEPTGNLDPDLSNVIMKLFFDFSKNGATFIIATHDYRLINHSGCRVLKLDKGQLVGDVLL; this is encoded by the coding sequence GTGATAGACTTCAAGCATGTGTACAAAACCTATGGGTCAGACCGACACAGTCTGCGTGATATTAATTTCAGCATTCAAAAGGGCGAATTCGTATTTCTGATCGGTCCTAGCGGAGCCGGAAAGACCAGCCTCTTTAAGCTCATTTCAGCCTACGAACCTCTCAGTTCAGGTGAGGTCAGTGTGATGGGACACAACCTTGCCCAAGTGAAACGCGGCCAGATTCCTTTTTTACGCCGTAAGATCGGCTTCGTATTACAGAACTACAAACTTCTGAAAACAAAAACAGTTTTTCAAAATGTCGAGCTGCCCTTAATTATTCTAGGTGTTGATAAAGCCACTCGCGAAAAAAAGGTGCAAGATCTTTTACAACGTGTGGGACTCGAAAGTGTACAACATCAATACCCTGACTTTCTTTCTGGCGGAGAACAACAGCGTGTGGCCATCGCGCGCGCCCTCGTACACGATCCCATGATCGTCATCGCCGATGAACCCACAGGCAATTTAGATCCTGACTTGAGCAACGTGATTATGAAGCTCTTTTTTGATTTTTCAAAAAATGGGGCTACCTTCATCATCGCCACCCATGATTATCGCCTGATTAATCACAGTGGTTGTCGTGTGTTGAAATTAGATAAAGGCCAACTTGTCGGAGACGTGCTTCTATGA
- the tig gene encoding trigger factor, translating into MKAQIQVTEGLQRKLNVEIPAEVVASAFNKVYSDIQRQVEIKGFRKGKAPIATIKTMYKDRVQGDVAQDLISSHYPQALKEQNVDPINYPEFEFEDPAESKDFSFTAIFDIRPEVQLKKWEGLEVEKEKFVLDQKRVDQVLDNVRNSKASFEDVLEQRAAAMGDIAVIDFDGFVDGKALENGAGRDQQLELGSKQFIEGYEEGVVGMKVGETRSINLTFPSPYHSAELAGKPVEFKVTLKGLKKKVVPEITDELLKEIGSNQTKAEFIKTIETDIEQSEKKRIEDGFKNRLLKKLVEANPVDVPASLMKDQKAALIEDFKKRMSDQGMQQAEFESYVAKWDSDFAKTANEMIQSSFLIDKLAADNDLLCKREDIEARFDEYAKQTGIELDRIREWYSKPEQMSRLSYMITEEKVVKFLTDKTKVKEVDAKDLKEDQN; encoded by the coding sequence GTGAAAGCTCAAATTCAAGTAACCGAAGGTCTACAAAGAAAACTTAATGTTGAAATCCCTGCCGAGGTGGTGGCGTCAGCATTTAACAAGGTTTATTCCGATATTCAAAGACAAGTTGAAATCAAAGGTTTCCGTAAAGGTAAAGCTCCGATCGCAACAATCAAAACTATGTACAAAGATCGCGTTCAAGGTGATGTGGCTCAGGATTTAATTTCGTCACACTACCCACAAGCTTTAAAAGAGCAAAACGTGGATCCAATCAACTACCCAGAATTTGAATTTGAAGATCCAGCAGAAAGCAAAGATTTTTCATTTACAGCTATCTTTGATATCCGCCCAGAAGTTCAGTTGAAAAAATGGGAAGGTTTAGAAGTAGAAAAAGAAAAGTTCGTTTTAGACCAAAAACGCGTAGATCAAGTTTTAGATAATGTTCGTAATTCAAAAGCATCTTTTGAAGATGTACTTGAGCAACGTGCAGCTGCGATGGGTGATATTGCCGTTATCGACTTCGATGGTTTTGTTGATGGTAAAGCTTTAGAAAACGGCGCTGGTCGTGATCAACAGTTAGAACTAGGTTCTAAACAGTTTATCGAAGGTTATGAAGAAGGTGTAGTGGGAATGAAAGTGGGCGAAACTCGCTCGATCAATTTAACTTTCCCGTCTCCGTATCATTCGGCTGAATTAGCTGGTAAACCAGTTGAGTTCAAAGTGACTTTAAAAGGTTTGAAAAAGAAAGTGGTTCCAGAAATCACTGACGAATTGTTAAAAGAAATCGGTTCAAACCAAACTAAAGCTGAATTCATCAAAACAATCGAAACAGACATTGAACAATCTGAAAAGAAACGCATCGAAGATGGTTTCAAAAATAGATTGTTGAAAAAATTAGTGGAAGCTAATCCAGTTGATGTTCCAGCATCATTGATGAAAGACCAAAAAGCAGCGTTGATTGAAGACTTCAAAAAACGTATGTCTGATCAAGGTATGCAACAAGCTGAATTCGAAAGCTACGTAGCTAAATGGGATTCTGATTTTGCTAAAACAGCAAACGAAATGATCCAATCTAGCTTCTTGATCGACAAATTAGCTGCGGATAACGATTTACTTTGCAAACGTGAAGACATCGAAGCGCGCTTCGACGAGTACGCAAAACAAACAGGAATCGAACTTGATCGTATCCGTGAGTGGTATTCTAAGCCAGAACAAATGAGCCGTCTGAGCTACATGATCACTGAAGAAAAAGTGGTTAAGTTCTTAACTGATAAAACTAAAGTTAAAGAAGTAGACGCTAAAGACCTAAAAGAAGACCAAAACTAA
- the recR gene encoding recombination mediator RecR, protein MLHIPALEKLVHELSRLPGIGPKTAQRLAYYVLKSKDSYPTQLSEALMRVQAEVHTCTDCFNYTDRTVCKYCEDSHRHSDILCLVEEPSDISRIESSGAFRGRYHVLHGVISPLEGITAKDLKVQELLNKIEEGIAGTRPTIKEVIFAFDADLEGDTTALYLTKVLQGKGVKLSRIAHGIPMGSDIDFIDDRTMGRALENRIEL, encoded by the coding sequence TTGTTACACATACCTGCTTTAGAAAAATTAGTGCACGAGTTAAGCCGCCTGCCTGGGATTGGTCCTAAGACCGCTCAGCGTTTGGCTTACTACGTTCTGAAGTCTAAGGATTCCTATCCTACGCAATTGAGCGAAGCTCTGATGCGTGTACAGGCCGAAGTCCACACGTGCACAGATTGTTTCAACTACACGGATCGCACTGTTTGCAAGTACTGTGAAGACAGTCATCGTCACAGTGATATTTTGTGTCTAGTTGAAGAGCCTTCGGATATTTCTCGTATTGAATCTTCAGGTGCTTTTCGTGGGCGCTACCATGTTCTGCACGGAGTGATCTCTCCGCTAGAGGGAATCACGGCAAAAGATTTAAAAGTTCAAGAGCTTCTAAATAAAATTGAAGAGGGCATCGCAGGAACTCGTCCTACGATCAAAGAGGTCATCTTCGCTTTTGATGCGGACTTAGAGGGCGACACCACGGCTTTATACTTAACTAAAGTTCTACAGGGTAAAGGCGTGAAGCTTTCACGTATTGCTCATGGTATTCCAATGGGTTCTGATATCGACTTTATCGACGACCGCACCATGGGACGCGCACTCGAAAATCGTATCGAGCTATAA
- a CDS encoding GTP-binding protein, which produces MSFINHNAKEIHCKIVYYGPSLGGKTTNIQWVYQSLAQDQKSKLVALNTEIERTLFFDFLPLEVGEIRGFQTRFHLYTVPGQVIYDASRKLILKGLDGVIFVADSQADRLEENIASMKNLEKNLEQQGYNIREVPLVIQYNKRDLPNALPIKELRQHLNHYNAQEVEASAFEGKGVLESFKLVSKNIIQILKGGTAV; this is translated from the coding sequence ATGTCTTTTATTAATCACAACGCCAAAGAAATTCACTGCAAGATCGTCTACTATGGCCCTTCATTAGGTGGCAAAACGACGAACATTCAGTGGGTTTACCAATCGCTCGCACAGGATCAAAAATCCAAGCTGGTGGCGTTGAATACAGAAATCGAAAGAACTTTATTTTTCGATTTTCTGCCTTTGGAAGTCGGTGAAATTCGCGGTTTTCAAACTCGCTTTCATTTGTACACAGTTCCCGGTCAGGTGATCTACGATGCTTCCCGTAAACTGATTTTAAAAGGCCTCGATGGAGTCATCTTTGTTGCCGACTCGCAGGCTGACCGCCTAGAGGAAAACATCGCTTCGATGAAAAACCTCGAAAAGAACCTTGAACAACAGGGTTATAACATCCGCGAAGTGCCTTTAGTTATCCAATACAACAAAAGAGATCTTCCCAACGCCTTGCCAATTAAGGAATTGCGCCAACATTTAAATCATTACAATGCACAAGAAGTCGAAGCTTCGGCTTTTGAAGGTAAGGGCGTATTGGAAAGCTTTAAATTGGTATCTAAAAACATTATTCAAATCTTAAAAGGCGGAACGGCGGTTTAA
- a CDS encoding YbaB/EbfC family nucleoid-associated protein: MKGMMGGMAGLMKQANQMQMKMKKLQEELATREFNGTSGGGAVKATVNGENKILSLTIDPEVLKAGDAEMLQDMVISALNDALKTAKDTSSQEMSKITGGMSLPGF, encoded by the coding sequence ATGAAAGGTATGATGGGCGGAATGGCTGGTTTAATGAAGCAAGCCAATCAAATGCAGATGAAAATGAAAAAGCTGCAAGAAGAATTAGCCACTCGTGAATTCAACGGCACTTCCGGTGGCGGAGCTGTTAAAGCTACTGTTAACGGAGAAAACAAAATTTTATCTTTAACAATCGATCCTGAAGTTCTAAAAGCTGGTGACGCGGAAATGTTACAAGACATGGTGATCTCGGCTTTGAACGACGCTTTAAAAACAGCGAAAGACACTTCAAGCCAAGAGATGTCTAAAATCACTGGCGGCATGAGCTTACCAGGATTCTAG
- a CDS encoding 4'-phosphopantetheinyl transferase superfamily protein, whose translation MAVDNAATSNPASLQSKILFIQQSIDPKMRLVLNPEWSSANPNYRSEIRGFLASKFSVHFSREQLALLADLNWIPQASRGFFSISHCRRVGGFSYSEKPHGFDVEEVRRISVDVLKRVCTSEEFAEATDHPEHLWVAKEAGLKSFLDATAIPLLVSDLTCTQWSSHYENQIFGFRLKSAKTLDFCLNQGFIFSHEEALYSLYFR comes from the coding sequence ATGGCTGTTGATAACGCGGCAACTTCTAATCCCGCCTCGCTTCAATCTAAAATTTTATTTATTCAACAGTCTATCGATCCCAAGATGCGCCTTGTACTGAATCCCGAGTGGAGTTCCGCAAACCCGAATTACCGCAGCGAGATTCGCGGATTTTTAGCTTCGAAGTTTTCTGTGCATTTTTCGCGGGAGCAATTAGCTCTACTTGCTGACTTGAATTGGATTCCACAGGCCAGCCGTGGTTTTTTTTCGATTTCCCACTGCCGCCGCGTAGGTGGATTCAGTTACTCAGAAAAACCCCACGGATTTGATGTGGAAGAAGTACGTCGAATTTCAGTGGATGTACTGAAGCGCGTTTGCACTTCGGAAGAATTCGCTGAAGCCACGGACCATCCTGAGCACCTCTGGGTTGCCAAAGAGGCCGGCTTAAAATCTTTTTTAGATGCGACGGCAATACCTCTTTTGGTTTCGGATTTAACCTGTACGCAGTGGAGTTCTCATTATGAGAATCAGATTTTTGGGTTTCGGCTGAAATCCGCGAAGACTTTAGACTTTTGTCTAAATCAGGGGTTTATTTTTTCACATGAAGAGGCCCTCTACAGTTTGTACTTCCGCTGA
- a CDS encoding S41 family peptidase, with the protein MNKKPANKKYLRHTLLFVLVAVVFLGGKPVWTMAEDRYAELQNFSRILALIQQYYVDEVDTKKLVTGAIKGMLRELDPHTSYMPPDAYKDFESETAGEFGGIGIEISIQNNVLTIISPIEDTPAWNAGIKPGDKIVAINGQSTKGYSLVEASSALKGKNGEKITLSIVRDNLDKPMDIVITRGRVKIRSVKSTDLGHGYLYVKITSFIENTSSDLQKTLTDYKKKNKNIQGILLDLRRNPGGLLDQAVKVSDLFLNEGVIVSTIGRDPKNKEVVSASKNAPFADVPIVILMNGYSASASEIVAGALQDNKRAVVVGERSFGKGSVQSAIRLSDGSGLKLTVARYYTPSGVSIQSEGITPDIEIQDVDAELFAKSIRTGSVSRERDISGHLKGEKEKQDEQSGGSSGSSAVAWWQEIGGKKESDLTEKEKLFKSDYQAFQAFSYLQAWKTIKDLKTN; encoded by the coding sequence GTGAACAAAAAACCCGCAAACAAAAAATATCTTCGTCACACTCTTTTATTTGTTCTTGTTGCCGTTGTCTTTCTTGGGGGAAAACCAGTTTGGACAATGGCTGAAGATCGCTATGCTGAACTTCAAAACTTCAGCCGTATTTTAGCTTTAATCCAACAGTACTACGTTGATGAAGTCGATACTAAAAAATTAGTCACGGGTGCCATCAAGGGAATGTTACGTGAGCTTGATCCCCATACAAGCTATATGCCACCAGATGCCTACAAAGACTTTGAATCTGAAACAGCTGGTGAATTCGGTGGGATCGGTATTGAAATCTCAATTCAAAATAACGTATTAACTATTATTTCTCCTATTGAAGACACTCCGGCATGGAATGCAGGTATTAAACCCGGCGATAAAATCGTGGCGATCAATGGTCAATCCACTAAAGGCTACAGCTTAGTTGAGGCCTCTTCTGCACTTAAAGGAAAGAATGGTGAAAAGATCACTTTGTCTATCGTGCGTGATAATTTAGACAAACCGATGGATATCGTGATCACCCGCGGCCGCGTGAAAATCCGCTCGGTTAAATCAACTGATTTAGGCCATGGTTATTTGTATGTGAAGATCACGAGCTTTATTGAAAATACCTCAAGTGACTTACAAAAAACTCTAACGGATTACAAAAAGAAGAACAAAAATATCCAAGGGATCTTATTGGATCTACGACGCAATCCGGGTGGACTTTTAGATCAGGCCGTAAAAGTCAGCGATTTATTCTTAAACGAAGGTGTAATCGTCAGCACAATCGGACGTGATCCGAAAAATAAAGAAGTGGTCAGTGCCAGTAAGAATGCTCCGTTTGCTGATGTGCCTATCGTAATTTTGATGAATGGTTACTCGGCCAGCGCCAGTGAGATCGTAGCCGGAGCACTACAGGACAACAAACGTGCTGTGGTGGTGGGTGAACGCAGTTTCGGCAAAGGCTCTGTGCAGTCGGCTATCCGCTTAAGTGATGGCAGCGGTTTGAAGTTAACAGTTGCACGCTATTACACCCCAAGCGGTGTTTCCATCCAATCAGAAGGCATCACACCGGATATTGAAATTCAAGATGTGGATGCAGAACTTTTCGCTAAATCTATTCGTACAGGCTCCGTATCGCGTGAACGTGATATCAGTGGTCACTTAAAAGGTGAAAAAGAAAAACAGGATGAACAGTCTGGTGGTTCATCTGGCAGTTCTGCTGTGGCATGGTGGCAAGAAATTGGTGGGAAGAAAGAATCTGACTTAACTGAAAAAGAAAAATTATTTAAGTCGGACTATCAGGCCTTCCAAGCCTTCTCGTATTTACAGGCTTGGAAAACCATCAAGGATCTGAAGACCAATTAG
- the mscL gene encoding large conductance mechanosensitive channel protein MscL gives MLGEFKTFIAKGNVLDLAVGVIIGGAFGKIVNSMVNDIIMPLIGLLLRGVNVAGQFIALDGEQYPSIEAATKEGVGVLAYGSFIQNTIDFLIIAFVLFIIVKQANRVKGTPVEEKK, from the coding sequence ATGTTAGGAGAATTTAAAACATTTATTGCTAAAGGTAACGTACTAGATCTAGCAGTTGGTGTTATCATCGGTGGAGCTTTCGGTAAAATCGTAAACTCAATGGTAAACGATATCATCATGCCATTAATCGGTTTGTTATTACGTGGTGTGAACGTAGCGGGTCAGTTCATTGCTTTGGATGGCGAACAATACCCATCAATTGAAGCGGCAACAAAAGAAGGCGTCGGCGTATTGGCTTACGGAAGCTTTATTCAAAACACGATTGATTTCTTGATCATCGCTTTTGTGCTTTTCATCATTGTGAAGCAAGCTAATCGTGTAAAAGGAACTCCAGTAGAAGAAAAAAAATAG